The following nucleotide sequence is from Glycine max cultivar Williams 82 chromosome 9, Glycine_max_v4.0, whole genome shotgun sequence.
aaaataaaatacattaacaatataaattttttataaattattattcaccTTGATTTTTAAGTGATGtcaagacttttttttattgtactacttagcttataaaaaacttaaagtCTATACGCATATAATTattctttcataaaaaaaaaaccttctaaTCAATTAAGGTGAGGTAGACTTTCTTTATAGGTTTAGTTATTCATTTGATTTATGtagttgtattattattatttattttaattcatatacCTAGAAGCTttacattttagtttttatacgaCCAATTTTCTTATGCTTTAATCccttgttattagtttttggCAGTATTAAAGTATCATAAAGTTGAAAcataaggactaaaatataaagaaattgcGCGTAGAAGGATAAAAACATGGAAAAATTAGAAACATGAACTAATTAAAACGAAAAGTAGACACAagtatagaataaaaaatagttaactaaacctttttttatatttaattttttactaatatcCTCACAAGAATGGTTGGGAAATGAatctttgaattaaaatataatatttaaataaaactttcattctaaactaacaattctaaaattaaaattttgatattgtAAGTAAAATTTGCTTGCAAATACGTCATACTCGAAGGTCGTCAAATAAGTCTTATAAAACTTAATTTGTATCTACTTGATCCTATATTGTTGCAAGGCAGCTAATTAAACCATTTCATGTGTGacttttatattaaaagaaaaaggtttgaaAAATTATACACACTAATACCGGAgctatttttcgtttttgtgAAGTAagtttgatcattttttttactgcttGATAATTTGTTTTAACAATACCGCGCTAGCTAATTGAAAATTGAGAACTGTGTACTATACTTGATCTAATAATAACGACTGCGCAtccataattaatttgtttctaaGTCTCGGTAAATTGTTTGATTCTagggaaggaaaggaaaaaaaatgtgacgtcagaagtaaacatttttttttttttgataatgaTCAGAAGTAAACATATTGACTATAGTATTtgctaaatataatatataaatactcaTAGCCAACATATATAGTCAGTTTTACTTATAACATATTGACTATAgtatttgttaaatataatatataattatgataaaattaaatgttgtatttattaaacacaataaatttattaaatataatatatatatcaaagtaAACATACAATTAAAGGTTATTTactttaattatgaaatttttattaaatgaaatagtaaattaaagaaattgaatAGAAACGGTAATAGTTAATAAAGATATAAAactgaaattgaaattaaattctacatttaatacttttattttccttttttttaagggACTTTTATTTTCCTCCTTTCTTGGTTTTGCATCATTCTTTGTATTCCCAGAAATTCTGACCATAATGTGGCATTTAACGTGGAAAATGCGAAAGTAAGAAAAAGGGTGAATTCCAAGTATTAAGGGGAGGCCAATTGCCAACAAACTAAACCGTTTTGAGATTGATATCTATCCACCTAGCTATGCCATCTACCTACCAAATGATCAACCAGCTAGCTACCAATATATACCATCATATTCATATAATGCATATGCAGTGTTGTGTCGTGCTACATATAAATAACTCTTGTGCTCCCTCTACAGTCTACACACACTCCCAGAAACTTGTTTGGTACTTGACACTCAGATTCACTCAAGTGGATAAGGATGGCAAATCTCAGCAATAGCCACTCAGAATCCTTTGTCAAGATTCCAACAGTAAAGTTTGCCAAGCTTTTCATCAATGGAGAATTCCTAGATTCTGTTTCAGGTTCCAATTACTTTCCTCATCATTTACCTCTATTCTACAACATTAGTAAATGTTTCTTCCCTTTATATGTAAAGCAAATAGTTTATTCACTTAAAGTTATAAATGATTCTTTTATATTGTTATCTAATCACAGatcataatatattataaatatgttgtgttttgtaataACTATCATAAAAgttatatcaataataaattttgattagtTGGCTACAGTAGAAATTAAACTCCgtatataaaagaaacaatatttttcataGAACCAAAATGGATTAGATACATGGACCTGGCATAGAAATATATCTTTATTCTAGAAGAGGAAGCTTTATTTTGTAATTACATACAATTTGGAAAGTCCATTTAATAGGGAGGAGGGGTTGGTTTGATAAGAATAGTATTGATATGAATTATACAACGCCTTTAGTAATTGATATGAATGATGCATTTATGTTAGAATTGTTAATACATGTTAAATTGTCAgtactttattttgtttctaacaaatttgaaattattcttTTGCAAGTAAAAacgtatttaattaaaatgatcccttcttttttatttttgaaaagttcAACTGACTTATTAAAACTTGTATGCacttagaattttctttttttttttggaaaaaaaaaggaaaaacgtTTGAGACTGTTGACCCAAGAACAGAGGAAGTGATTGCTGAAATAGCAGAGGCTAACAAAGAAGATGTTGATATTGCTGTGAAGGCCGCACGTGAAGCATTTGATTTTGGTCCATGGCCACGCATCCCCGGTGCTGTAAGTTCAGCTCTTCACCTAtctatttatttcaattataattaactgAAAAGTTGTGTACTCATCACTACCAAAAGCTGAGCTGTGAGTTTTCAAGGTAGAAAGTTGCCTTTTCACCATTATTCAtaacaaaagttgaaaaaagaatttaattgttTGAATACAAATGCTTTATAAACTATTCTAGtctgtgtcaaaaaaaaaaaaaaactattctagtcactgcttttatttatttagctgTTGTCCTCAAGTTTTGTCAAATTTTTCCAATACCTcttcttttttatctctctaGTCTCTACTGATATTCCTTAATCGTTTGAAAAACGttaaaagaaatagaagatcatgtgcaattttaataaaatcttaagATAGGGAGAGTTAATATAATCTGCTCTACTTATTTTCATATGATTGCATTCTATTCCAATTGGTTTTTTTGCAtggttatcaaaataaaaatagtttaatttgcatgtcctttcaatatatttttacaccAACCTCACCATTTTACTATGTTATCATGTTTATTAATCTGATACGACAATAATGTGAATTTTTATTGAATGTCAATATAAAAGTGATAGTATAAAAGTATATGAAATAGAGTTTGCAAAAGGTTCACACATTATCTAACGTACAACttctgaataataataaaaaagaagtcaAGTGTCAACAATTTTACACATGCAGAAGATAGGCAATGTTCTCAAGCTGTCAAAAGCAGTGTGCAGCATTAACTAACTTGGTATGATCATGGGATGTTGGACAGGAAAGAGCAAAGATTATGCTGAAATGGTCACAGCTAATTGAACAGAACGCAGAAGAAATAGCAGCATTGGACACCATTGATGGGGGAAAGCTTTTCAGTTGGTGTAAGGCTGTGGATGTTCCTGAAGCATCCAACATCCTACGTTACTATGCCGGTGCTGCTGATAAAATTCATGGAGATGTGTTCAAAACATCTCGCAACCTCCACTTGTATTCTCTGATGGAACCTGTTGGTGTTGTTGGACACATTATCCCTTGGAATTTCCCTACCGTCATGTTTTTCGCCAAGGTTGCCCCGGCCTTGGCTGCTGGCTGCACCGTGGTCATCAAGCCTTCTGAGCAAACACCTCTGTCATCACTCTTTTATGCTCATCTTTCTAAGTTGGTATGGTTAAACACATTTTGTTTATTAGTTGCTTATCAAACACAGCTAAAGTAGCATTTGGTAGATGTGTTAAGATGGGACAGAACATACCATGTTGGAGATTTCACATTGACAAATGATATGATCAAAATAGTGTATATAAGTGGAGAGATTCTCACTCCATATTACATTAAGCATTTTAGCCATATCACCCGTGTGtactgttttattttatgtttggtaCATCTTAAAAATAGAACATCGAGTAAAAAAGTGGTACATTTTGGTTCTACCCTTTTTAATTGaatcaaagaaaatgaaacacgTCTTTAAGTCAAATGCTACCTTAGGAACATTAGCATGTGGCATATCTTGGTATCTTGGAAATTTATGTTTGGTTTGTTAGTACCATTAATACATGGATGATGGACATGAATATATGCTGACAAGGTGTTTTCTGTTTTCCCTTTTGTTTAAGGCTGGTATCCCAGATGGAGTGCTCAATGTAGTGCCCGGATTTGGCTCAATTGCAGGGGCTGCAATAAGTTCACATATGGACATTGACGCGGTAATTTGTGTGAAACGTTCTATGGCGTTGATAAAGTTGAAGGGTATTGCATTTGTCACCAACTCCTAAGTTTTGCTGTGATTATGTTTTATGTTACAGGTCAGTTTTACAGGTTCAACAGAAACAGGTCGTAAAATAATGCAGGCTGCAGCCTTAAGCAATTTGAAACCTGTTTCACTCGAATTAGGAGGAAAGTCACcacttttgatttttgatgaTGCTGATGTAGACAAAGCTGTTGATCTTGCTCTCTTTGGCATCCTACACAACAAGGTATATTTTCTTCCAAGGAAATTCTGCAACATAGAAAAGAACAGACTTATGCAGTTTGAATAATTTTCAGGGAGAAATCTGTGTTGCATTCTCCAGAGTTTATGTCCAGAAAGGGATTTATGATGAATTTGAGAAGAAGGTAGTCGAGAAGGCTAAAACTTGGGTTGTGGGGGACCCTTTTGATCCTAAAGTTCAGCAAGGACCCCAAGTAAGAATACTTAAAATTGCCAAGTGCACAACTATCTTCACACTAGAATTAAAGTGATGTACCTCATTACTAGTAACCCTCTtaacattttctctttcaatctCCATGTAGCTGCTagcataaaaagaaaattcttcGATGTAATTCTGACATGATTTTCTAATGCAGACTAGTAAGGCACAATATGATAAAATTCTTTCCTATATTGAGCATGGAAAGAGTGAAGGAGCCACACTGTTGACTGGGGGAAATCCAGCGGGCAACAAGGGATACTACATTGAGCCTACCATTTTTGCAAATGTTAAGGTGCATTCGAGCTCTAAAAAGAAGCGTGAAACCGGCTATCTTTATCATAATTGAACAATTGACCTTAattattttgcttctttttgaaaaattcatttagGAGGACATGCTGATTGCACAAGAGGAAATATTTGGACCTGTGATGACACTTTCCAAGTTCAAGTGAGTCCATCTTATATTCCTTTTCACTTAGTAcaagaaaaaaagtttgttattgTGCAACTGAATGTTGAACCAAGTTTGATATACGTGCAACAGGACCATTGAGGATGGAATTAAGAAAGCCAACAGCTCCAAATATGGCCTAGCAGCAGGGATTGTGACCAAGAACTTGGATATTGCAAACACTGTATCAAGGTCCATCCGTGCAGGCATCATTTGGATCAATTGCTTCTTTGCCTTTGATATTGATTGCCCTTTTGGAGGGTATAAGATGAGTGGATTTGGAAGAGATTATGGACTGGAAGCACTTCATAAGTTTCTCAAAGTTAAATCTGTTGCAACTCCTATTTACAATTCTCCTTGGCTTTGAAACTTCATTTTCCCAGGGTGTTTGTAAACACTAAACATATACATCATTTGGATCAACTACTTAATACAAcgtttttatctctttttttgggATGCTAAGCATTAAGTTTTAGGCATCTTCTtagtaattataatttgtaaagaGCTTGTGTGATGCCCAAGCACTtcaaagaaaagtaatgcaacaACAATTACAAATAAAGTCTTGTGAACTTATCCCATTAGATAAGGTCGGTTACAAGGAGAATTAAGAAGTTTGAATAGAGGGAGTACTTTAGCCCCTTATAATGAATACTTTCtgaaaatacttaaatataaaatagaagaaaactaAGGTGAAAGTATTTATTTGAGTTCTAAAGTAGATGATAAAATCATTAACTTCAAAACTAGGTGAAACTTTTACATTCAATTCATTAATGATACTCCCTGCAACAATATTCAATCAGAAGggaactaaataaataaaaattcgaCCTGAACTTAAGGTTCCACGACCTTAAGAAACGCATATATTCAcatgttatataaattattcaGAGAAGTGGTTACCACATGGAATCAGGCCAGGTGTTGAGGGGAAACTGAGAGTTAGAGGTACATTAAATGTAAGCACACTCAACATTGCAATCAGAGATAGTAAAATCACAAGTTTCCAAAGCCTTGTCTTGAACCACCCTTTTCTTCACAAGTACTCTAGAAGTAGAAGGATCAGCAAACCGAACAGAGAAGGATCCAGAGAAGTTTTCTGGCTCATCCTTTGCAGTCCCTTGGTCAAAACTTTGAGAGTAATTGTATGGGTCATAAGGGACCTGAAGGGGTGATGATGCAGACTCAAACAGcgtcttcttctctttcttgagCTTCATCCACAACATTTTCCACCTCATCTTGATTTACAATTTGCATGCTCAATCTCATTGCAACAACACATTCCTGATTAAATGGTGATTCTCTTGCATGAATGACAACAATTTCTTATATCCATGGCTTTACTAGAACAAATAGTTCAAGTGTTCTCAACTCAAAATGTGTGCAGGTAAGTGAGGAGACTTTGGATATAACTAACAAAAGAGGAAGAGGGAAAATTCATGAGTTTGATTTTTCGCTGATAAAAAAACTAGCAAACTACCGTTTAATATTTGccgacaaataaaaaaaataaataaatatatatatatatatatatatatatatatatatatataagcaccGTGGTTTTGGATTTGAAACAAGGGAATTAGCCACTCTCTAGGAccctacttttttctttttaggtttCATAGAATGGTGTTGTTATTCACCGGCCAAGTAGTAAAAGCAAATCAGAAAACCTCAACTGAACAAAAAATACTATtctctttaataaaaaagatcCTACCCCAAAACCAACGTCACCAAATACTTTATCTAGACTATGTGGATCATAATATGTTATCACATTCAGTAATGTGTATTTGTAACTTGGTCACGTGATGCATATGACATACTGCATCCTATTGCCTTGTGGAGCTGTGTTTATGGAGCAACTTGCCatgtgaatgattttttttctttcttttggagCAGCattgttataatttaatattttgcgGTTAGGGTGTTTAATGACCTTTCGTAATGGTTTACTTGGAGACGTATTACTAGGCAGAGAAATTCTcagaaactcatttttttatgaactGAACTTCTCTATCTCTACTTCAACTTACATTTAACTGTGTGGGTTATTAGGATTTTCTATTGAAACTAGAATTTTACTGTTATTGATAATGTGACTAAGTGAGGCATATTTAACAGTGCATgctaagagaaaaatgaagcatTATTTAATAGCAGCATTCTCACGAGCACCATTAAGtttgttggaaaataaaatgagacTTACATATTACggttaaatagttatttttttcctgAATGTATAAATTACTGATAAATTCATTCCTAAAAGACTAAAGTTTCAAACTTTAGTccccgaaagtgtaaaaagtctGACAAATTTATCCGGTTGTTCACCTAcgttttttatcattaataaaataatttacttgaCATAGATGAATGAATTTGTTACAAAATTGATTGACAATGTGGTCATATTGAATAGATTGAACgaaaatgtcaataagttatcattattggacctaaatgttaataattttttgttgggcaaaaatgtcaataattatttttccccGACCAAAATGTCAATACGTTTCCACTCAACAAAGATGtcaataaattatcattattggaccaaaatgtcagtaattttttattagacacaaatgccaataattttttgttgtacCTAAATATCAGTATGTTTCTATTAGACTAACTTATTAGACCCCAAATGTTTATTACCAAATAAATAT
It contains:
- the ALDH2C9 gene encoding aldehyde dehydrogenase family 2 member C4 — encoded protein: MANLSNSHSESFVKIPTVKFAKLFINGEFLDSVSGKTFETVDPRTEEVIAEIAEANKEDVDIAVKAAREAFDFGPWPRIPGAERAKIMLKWSQLIEQNAEEIAALDTIDGGKLFSWCKAVDVPEASNILRYYAGAADKIHGDVFKTSRNLHLYSLMEPVGVVGHIIPWNFPTVMFFAKVAPALAAGCTVVIKPSEQTPLSSLFYAHLSKLAGIPDGVLNVVPGFGSIAGAAISSHMDIDAVSFTGSTETGRKIMQAAALSNLKPVSLELGGKSPLLIFDDADVDKAVDLALFGILHNKGEICVAFSRVYVQKGIYDEFEKKVVEKAKTWVVGDPFDPKVQQGPQTSKAQYDKILSYIEHGKSEGATLLTGGNPAGNKGYYIEPTIFANVKEDMLIAQEEIFGPVMTLSKFKTIEDGIKKANSSKYGLAAGIVTKNLDIANTVSRSIRAGIIWINCFFAFDIDCPFGGYKMSGFGRDYGLEALHKFLKVKSVATPIYNSPWL